The following coding sequences are from one Megalopta genalis isolate 19385.01 unplaced genomic scaffold, iyMegGena1_principal scaffold0070, whole genome shotgun sequence window:
- the LOC143261873 gene encoding uncharacterized protein LOC143261873, which translates to MNATRKIVRQCARCFRVNPPTPEYIMGNLPASRVTETRPFYNCGVDYCEPFYIKERRFRNRTKVKIYVAVFICLATKAVHLEVASDMTTEAFIAALKRLIARRGICRNIYSDNGSNFVGANNELRELQEILKGDNRVENFLAGKGITWHFMPALSPHFGGIWEAAVKSFKHHVKRAVGDELFTFEQFNTFITEVETILNSRPLTPLSSDPHDPLALTPGHFLIGNPLTSLPEADLTSTPTNRLSRWQHIQKVKQDFWTRWHKEYSNHLNVRQRWSQGSHDIREGTIVVLKDDNLPPLQ; encoded by the coding sequence ATGAATGCGACTCGCAAAATCGTGCGACAATGCGCCAGGTGTTTCAGGGTGAATCCGCCTACACCCGAATACATCATGGGAAATCTACCTGCCTCCCGAGTTACCGAAACGCGGCCCTTCTACAACTGCGGTGTAGATTATTGCGAACCCTTTTATATCAAGGAACGGCGCTTCCGCAATCGCACCAAAGTAAAAATTTACGTTGCCGTGTTCATATGTCTGGCTACCAAGGCCGTTCATCTGGAGGTTGCGAGCGATATGACGACCGAAGCGTTCATCGCGGCATTAAAACGTCTCATCGCGCGTCGAGGCATATGTCGCAACATTTATTCCGATAACGGCTCCAATTTCGTGGGAGCTAACAATGAATTACGGGAACTCCAAGAAATCTTGAAAGGGGACAACAGGGTAGAAAATTTCCTCGCGGGCAAGGGAATTACATGGCACTTCATGCCTGCCCTTTCACCACACTTCGGCGGGATATGGGAAGCCGCGGTGAAATCATTTAAACACCATGTCAAGCGAGCCGTTGGGGATGAATTGTTCACGTTCGAGCAATTCAATACATTCATCACTGAGGTCGAAACGATTTTGAATTCTCGCCCTTTAACTCCCCTATCCTCAGATCCTCACGATCCATTAGCCTTAACACCTGGTCACTTCTTAATTGGCAATCCATTGACGAGCTTGCCGGAAGCCGATCTCACTTCAACGCCCACGAACCGGCTGTCGAGGTGGCAGCATATCCAAAAGGTTAAGCAAGACTTTTGGACTCGGTGGCATAAGGAGTACAGCAACCACCTTAACGTACGACAAAGGTGGAGCCAGGGCTCCCATGACATCCGAGAAGGCACCATCGTCGTTCTGAAAGACGACAATCTTCCACCGCTACAGTGA